The following proteins are co-located in the Rippkaea orientalis PCC 8801 genome:
- a CDS encoding UDP-N-acetylmuramoyl-L-alanyl-D-glutamate--2,6-diaminopimelate ligase → MVKLQDLLAKVPTIQEIPPHPSLQREVKGLCTNSHACQQGDLFIGMPGTRVDGGQFWTSALEAGAVAAIITPEAAAHFPPTPDVCVIIAEDMISVSAQLATAFYNYPTQQLKMIGVTGTNGKTTTTHLIEFFLTQSQYPTALLGTLYTRWQGFQQTATHTTPFAVQLQEQLAQAVDAGNHYCVMEVSSHALAQGRVKGCQFEVAVFSNLTQDHLDYHRDMEDYFSAKSLLFSPDYLAKRAIINLDDAYGQRLIQGLDKGQVWSYSVSDPSADFYTSDLTYQATGVGGTLHTPQGTIPFTSPLVGQFNLSNLLAAVATVVHLGLDLNQIINQLPQFMGVPGRMERVQISDQQEISVIVDYAHTPDSLENLLKAARPFIPGQMICVFGCGGDRDRTKRPLMGQISAKLADVSVVTSDNPRTEDPQQILEDILAGIPEGVNPMVISDRALAIDQAIQQAQPGDGVLIAGKGHEDYQILGTEKIHFDDREQAKKALAVKLGQTVL, encoded by the coding sequence ATGGTAAAGCTACAAGATTTATTAGCCAAAGTTCCTACTATCCAAGAAATTCCCCCTCACCCCTCCCTCCAACGCGAAGTTAAAGGCCTTTGCACCAATTCCCATGCTTGTCAACAGGGAGATTTATTTATCGGAATGCCAGGGACGCGAGTCGATGGGGGTCAATTTTGGACAAGTGCCCTCGAAGCGGGGGCTGTCGCTGCAATTATTACCCCCGAAGCAGCCGCCCACTTTCCCCCAACCCCTGATGTTTGCGTTATTATTGCTGAGGATATGATCAGCGTCTCAGCCCAACTAGCGACGGCTTTTTATAATTATCCTACCCAACAATTAAAGATGATTGGGGTCACTGGAACCAACGGTAAAACGACGACTACCCATTTAATTGAATTTTTCCTCACCCAAAGCCAATATCCCACTGCCCTATTAGGGACGTTATACACCCGTTGGCAGGGGTTTCAACAAACTGCCACCCATACTACCCCTTTTGCTGTCCAATTACAGGAACAACTGGCCCAAGCCGTGGATGCAGGTAATCACTATTGTGTCATGGAAGTGAGTTCCCATGCCTTAGCCCAAGGACGGGTTAAAGGGTGTCAGTTTGAGGTAGCGGTGTTCAGCAATTTGACGCAGGATCATCTAGACTACCATCGAGACATGGAAGACTATTTTTCGGCCAAAAGTTTGCTATTCAGTCCAGACTATTTGGCAAAACGGGCGATTATTAACCTAGATGATGCCTATGGTCAGCGATTAATTCAGGGGTTAGACAAAGGTCAAGTCTGGAGTTATAGCGTTAGTGATCCGTCTGCCGACTTTTATACCAGTGATCTGACCTATCAAGCGACTGGAGTCGGGGGAACCTTACACACCCCCCAAGGAACGATCCCCTTTACCTCTCCTTTGGTGGGTCAATTTAATTTATCAAACCTGTTAGCTGCTGTAGCGACTGTTGTGCATCTGGGGTTAGATCTCAACCAAATCATTAACCAATTGCCTCAGTTTATGGGGGTTCCGGGGCGCATGGAACGGGTGCAAATTAGCGATCAACAAGAGATTAGCGTCATTGTGGACTATGCCCATACCCCCGATAGCCTAGAGAACTTGCTCAAAGCCGCCCGTCCTTTTATTCCGGGTCAAATGATTTGTGTGTTCGGCTGTGGGGGTGATCGTGATCGCACTAAACGCCCTTTAATGGGTCAGATTTCCGCTAAACTAGCCGATGTTTCCGTTGTGACCTCCGATAACCCCCGCACTGAAGATCCGCAACAAATTTTAGAGGATATTTTAGCGGGGATTCCTGAAGGGGTAAACCCCATGGTTATTAGCGATCGCGCCCTCGCCATTGATCAGGCGATTCAACAAGCACAACCGGGAGATGGGGTTTTAATTGCCGGAAAAGGCCATGAAGATTATCAAATTTTGGGGACTGAAAAAATTCACTTTGATGATCGAGAACAAGCCAAAAAAGCCTTAGCTGTTAAACTGGGTCAAACCGTACTCTAG
- the ftsH3 gene encoding ATP-dependent zinc metalloprotease FtsH3, with product MSKNNKKWRNAGLYALLLIVVLALASAFFDQQPQSREPLTYTEFINQVENNQITRVSLSADRAEARVPNPNGGAPLVVNLPNDPDLINILTKHNVDISVQPQTDEGLWFRVASSLFLPILLLVGLFLLLRRAQSGPGSQAMNFGKSKARVQMEPQTQVTFGDVAGIEQAKLELAEVVDFLKNADRFTAIGAKIPKGVLLVGPPGTGKTLLAKAVAGEAGVPFFSISGSEFVEMFVGVGASRVRDLFEQAKANAPCIVFIDEIDAVGRQRGAGLGGGNDEREQTLNQLLTEMDGFEGNTGIIIIAATNRPDVLDAALLRPGRFDRQVVVDRPDYAGRQEILKVHARGKTLSKDIDLDKIARRTPGFTGADLSNLLNEAAILAARRNLTEISMDEVNDAIDRVLAGPEKKNRVMSEKRKTLVAYHEAGHALVGALMPDYDPVQKISIIPRGRAGGLTWFTPSEDRMESGLYSRSYLQNQMAVALGGRVAEEIIFGEEEVTTGASNDLQQVARVARQMVSRFGMSDRLGPVALGRQNGNVFLGRDIASDRDFSDETAAAIDEEVRQLVDQAYKRAKDVLVNNRHILDKLAQMLVEKETVDADELQEILTSNEVKMAALA from the coding sequence GTGAGCAAAAATAATAAAAAATGGCGTAATGCCGGACTATATGCACTATTGTTAATTGTTGTTTTAGCCTTAGCTTCCGCCTTTTTTGATCAACAGCCCCAAAGCCGAGAACCCCTGACCTATACCGAGTTTATTAATCAAGTAGAAAATAATCAAATCACCCGCGTTAGCCTAAGTGCTGATCGCGCCGAAGCCAGAGTCCCCAACCCCAACGGGGGAGCCCCCTTAGTGGTTAACTTACCCAATGATCCTGATTTAATCAACATTTTGACCAAACACAACGTTGATATCTCAGTTCAACCCCAAACCGACGAAGGGTTATGGTTTCGGGTAGCCAGTAGCCTCTTTCTCCCCATCCTACTCTTAGTCGGACTCTTCCTCCTTTTACGTCGTGCCCAAAGCGGCCCCGGTTCCCAAGCGATGAACTTTGGCAAGTCCAAAGCGCGAGTCCAAATGGAACCCCAAACCCAAGTTACCTTTGGCGATGTTGCAGGGATCGAACAAGCTAAACTCGAACTCGCTGAAGTCGTAGACTTCCTGAAAAACGCCGATCGCTTCACTGCCATTGGTGCAAAAATTCCCAAAGGAGTCCTCTTAGTTGGCCCTCCAGGGACGGGTAAAACCCTCTTAGCTAAAGCCGTCGCCGGAGAAGCCGGAGTCCCTTTCTTCTCCATCTCTGGGTCAGAATTTGTGGAAATGTTCGTCGGGGTGGGTGCATCTCGCGTTCGGGATCTCTTTGAACAAGCCAAAGCCAACGCCCCTTGTATCGTCTTCATCGATGAAATTGATGCCGTTGGTCGCCAACGGGGGGCTGGTTTAGGCGGTGGTAACGACGAACGGGAACAAACCCTCAACCAATTACTCACCGAAATGGACGGGTTTGAAGGCAATACCGGCATTATCATCATCGCTGCGACTAACCGTCCCGATGTCCTCGATGCTGCCCTATTGCGTCCGGGTCGTTTTGACCGTCAAGTGGTGGTTGATCGCCCCGACTATGCGGGTCGTCAGGAAATTCTCAAAGTTCACGCCCGTGGCAAAACCCTCTCCAAAGACATCGACCTCGATAAAATTGCCCGTCGTACCCCTGGCTTTACGGGGGCTGACCTCTCCAACCTGTTAAACGAAGCCGCTATTTTGGCTGCCCGTCGCAACTTGACCGAAATTTCCATGGATGAGGTCAATGACGCGATCGACCGCGTTTTAGCCGGTCCTGAGAAGAAAAACCGCGTCATGAGTGAGAAACGCAAGACTTTAGTGGCTTACCATGAAGCTGGCCACGCCCTAGTCGGTGCGTTGATGCCTGACTACGATCCTGTACAGAAAATTAGCATTATTCCCCGTGGTCGCGCGGGTGGGTTAACTTGGTTTACTCCTAGTGAAGATCGCATGGAGTCGGGGTTATATTCCCGTTCCTACCTGCAAAACCAGATGGCTGTCGCTTTAGGCGGTCGTGTTGCTGAAGAGATCATTTTTGGGGAAGAAGAAGTTACTACCGGGGCTTCTAATGACTTACAACAGGTCGCACGAGTTGCCCGTCAGATGGTGTCCCGGTTTGGTATGAGCGATCGCTTGGGACCTGTGGCCTTGGGACGGCAAAATGGCAATGTCTTCTTAGGTCGGGATATTGCTTCTGATCGGGACTTTTCTGATGAAACAGCAGCCGCGATCGATGAAGAAGTTCGTCAATTAGTCGATCAAGCTTACAAGCGGGCTAAGGATGTTTTGGTCAATAACCGTCACATCCTCGATAAATTAGCTCAAATGCTGGTGGAAAAAGAAACTGTTGATGCTGACGAATTACAGGAAATTTTGACCAGTAATGAAGTCAAAATGGCTGCCTTAGCCTAA
- a CDS encoding ShlB/FhaC/HecB family hemolysin secretion/activation protein: protein MSRNRTLAQSPNSPRLPQQPVPFILPPKVPEPIPIPQPPPSTPLDIPPATVPTPTQLPQLPGSITVMRFEFEGNTAFQDEELAQVTAPFTNKPITFIQLLEAEAAITQHYIKAGYLNSGAVIQAGQVLSPKEAVVKIQIVEGGVEEIRVTIDGRLNSDYVRSRLAIATAKPLNQNRILEALQLLQLNPLIKTISANLSAGTRPELSILSVKVQEADTFTMGLFADNGRVPSIGSVERGISLNQGNLLGFGDSFTLEYNNTNGSNAVYVDYTVPINPYNGTIQLMGRMTSSEVIEEPFDRLDIEGDSVYVDLSLRQPIIETPTQELAIGLTLSRQHSQTSLLGVGFPLSPGANNRGETRLSVLRLFQEWTKRGSEDVLALRSQFSFGIDAFDATINDQPPDGKFFEWQGQGQYVRSLAPDSLFVLRSNVQLTSRPLVPLEQYTLGGLYSVRGYRQDLFQTDNGFFTSAELRLPVLRIAQVEGLLQVVPFVDFGVAWNDDDNIIPNPSPNALASVGLGWQWQMGDNFTARLDWAIPLTDLEEGGERSPYEDFHFTLNYRFF from the coding sequence TTGTCTAGAAATCGGACATTGGCTCAGAGTCCTAATTCCCCACGACTCCCACAACAGCCCGTCCCGTTTATTCTACCGCCGAAAGTCCCTGAACCTATCCCCATTCCCCAACCTCCTCCATCGACTCCCCTGGATATTCCCCCCGCAACGGTTCCTACTCCCACACAATTGCCTCAGCTACCGGGAAGCATTACCGTCATGCGCTTTGAGTTTGAAGGGAACACGGCTTTTCAGGATGAGGAATTAGCCCAAGTCACTGCACCGTTTACGAACAAACCGATCACCTTTATTCAACTGCTTGAAGCCGAAGCAGCCATCACTCAACACTATATCAAGGCCGGCTATCTCAATTCAGGGGCAGTTATCCAAGCCGGACAAGTCCTTTCTCCCAAGGAAGCGGTGGTCAAAATTCAAATCGTAGAAGGGGGGGTTGAAGAGATTCGCGTCACGATTGACGGACGATTAAACAGTGATTATGTCCGCAGTCGCTTAGCCATTGCTACCGCTAAACCGTTAAATCAAAACCGAATCCTAGAAGCCTTACAACTGTTACAACTAAATCCCCTAATCAAGACGATTTCAGCTAATTTATCGGCAGGAACTCGCCCAGAATTAAGTATTCTATCGGTGAAAGTCCAAGAAGCGGATACTTTTACAATGGGTCTTTTTGCCGATAATGGGCGTGTTCCTAGTATTGGTAGTGTAGAAAGGGGGATTAGCCTCAACCAAGGCAATTTATTAGGCTTTGGGGATAGTTTCACGCTAGAGTATAACAATACAAACGGTAGTAACGCGGTCTACGTTGACTATACTGTGCCCATCAATCCCTACAATGGCACAATTCAACTGATGGGTCGCATGACCAGTAGTGAGGTCATAGAGGAACCCTTTGATCGGTTGGATATTGAAGGAGACTCGGTTTATGTTGATTTGAGCTTGCGTCAACCCATCATTGAAACGCCTACCCAAGAATTAGCCATCGGACTTACTCTATCTCGTCAGCACAGTCAAACCAGTCTTTTAGGAGTAGGCTTTCCTTTGTCCCCTGGAGCCAATAATCGCGGAGAAACTCGGCTATCTGTATTACGATTGTTTCAAGAATGGACAAAACGCGGCTCTGAGGATGTTTTGGCTCTTCGTTCCCAGTTCAGTTTTGGGATAGATGCTTTTGATGCAACTATTAACGATCAACCCCCCGATGGTAAGTTTTTTGAGTGGCAAGGACAAGGACAATATGTGCGGTCTTTGGCTCCAGATAGTTTATTCGTGTTACGGTCTAATGTACAGTTAACCTCACGACCGTTGGTTCCTCTAGAGCAATACACTTTAGGGGGATTGTATAGTGTCCGAGGGTATCGACAGGATTTGTTTCAGACCGATAATGGGTTTTTTACCTCGGCAGAACTCCGTTTACCTGTTTTACGAATTGCTCAGGTTGAAGGACTACTGCAGGTCGTTCCTTTTGTGGATTTTGGGGTCGCTTGGAATGATGATGATAATATTATCCCCAATCCTTCCCC
- a CDS encoding LysR family transcriptional regulator encodes MQSFVRAIELNSFSAVAREQQTTQPTISKQIAALEKQLGVQLLIRSTTNLSLTEEGKKYYQYCQQILETVAEAEASLRGKEQAIGILRLGCSVLFGQMQIVPRLKTFISRYPDVKIDLMMADYFVNIVEEGLDLCIRIGNIQDNSLISHRIGTTRRVTVATKRYFEQAGEPQTPEELVHHHCIVYTRLSTGNEWHFQGKDGIIKVQVGGQFQTNSSIAIRAAVLSDLGIAVVPVWMFGDEINRGDLKVVLSDYQPTSLPIHAVYRRSRFYPAKITCFIDFLAEEFKLDPWV; translated from the coding sequence ATGCAAAGTTTTGTTCGAGCGATCGAACTCAATAGTTTTTCGGCTGTCGCGCGGGAACAACAGACAACTCAACCAACCATTAGTAAGCAAATTGCTGCCCTGGAAAAACAGTTAGGGGTGCAATTACTAATTCGTTCTACAACCAATTTAAGTTTGACGGAAGAGGGCAAAAAATATTATCAATACTGTCAACAAATATTAGAAACAGTTGCTGAAGCCGAAGCAAGTTTGAGAGGAAAAGAACAGGCGATCGGCATCTTACGCTTGGGCTGTTCAGTCCTGTTTGGACAAATGCAAATTGTCCCTCGTTTAAAAACCTTTATTAGCCGTTATCCTGATGTTAAAATTGATCTCATGATGGCCGATTATTTTGTCAACATTGTAGAAGAAGGGTTAGATCTTTGTATCCGCATTGGTAATATCCAAGATAACTCTCTGATTAGTCATCGTATCGGCACAACTCGGCGTGTTACCGTAGCAACTAAACGTTATTTTGAGCAAGCAGGAGAACCTCAAACCCCAGAAGAATTAGTGCATCATCATTGTATTGTTTATACCCGTTTAAGCACTGGTAATGAGTGGCATTTTCAAGGAAAAGATGGCATTATTAAGGTGCAAGTCGGGGGACAGTTTCAGACCAATAGTTCTATAGCAATTCGGGCGGCTGTATTATCAGATTTGGGTATTGCCGTTGTTCCCGTTTGGATGTTTGGGGATGAAATTAACCGAGGCGATCTTAAAGTAGTTTTATCAGATTATCAACCCACTTCTTTACCCATTCATGCAGTTTATCGTCGTAGTCGTTTTTATCCCGCAAAAATAACTTGTTTTATTGATTTTTTAGCCGAAGAATTTAAACTTGATCCTTGGGTTTAA